One segment of Akkermansiaceae bacterium DNA contains the following:
- a CDS encoding type IIA DNA topoisomerase subunit B encodes MAAEYTEADIKSLDWKEHIRMRPGMYIGKLGNGTSADDGIYILLKEAMDNSVDEFVMGYGTEVRVDIDEDSRVEVRDFGRGIPLGKLMDCAAKINTGAKYDSEAFKKSVGLNGVGIKAVNALSEFFEIQAWRDGETKAIEFSKGEVVEEMKKPRKDPGANGTRLAFDVDRTIFPTKTSYKDRYVAKMCRYYSYLNPGLAIVFNGKKFKSKDGLLDLLKEEMEGEALYGPIHLRGNDIEIAFTHCAEGSEEYYAFVNGQHTTQGGTHLAAFRGAIVDVIRGFYKKQYNPSDIRNGLEAAVLVRIEEPVFESQTKTKLGSMTVSPHGETIKTFITNFLKEHLDNYLHKHPQEAEALQKRILSSERERKELSGVKKIARERARKAKVHNKKLRDCRAHLASNHKRAKESTVFITEGDSASGSITKSRDVETQAVFSLRGKPLNSFGLKRNVVYENEEFNLLQHALDIEESLETLRYNKVVIATDADVDGMHIRLLLLTFFLQFFPELVREGHLYILQTPLFRVRNKKETIYCYDEDERVKAMSKLGKAAEITRFKGLGEISPDEFTFMIGPDMRLDPVRMEEGKGIKEMLAFYMGKNTPDRQEFIIKNLRYDIDAA; translated from the coding sequence ATGGCAGCAGAATATACCGAAGCAGATATCAAATCCCTCGATTGGAAAGAACACATCCGCATGCGCCCAGGCATGTACATCGGCAAACTTGGCAATGGCACCAGCGCCGACGACGGTATTTATATTTTACTCAAGGAGGCGATGGACAACTCGGTCGATGAGTTCGTCATGGGTTATGGCACCGAGGTGCGCGTGGATATCGATGAGGATAGCCGGGTGGAAGTACGCGATTTTGGTCGTGGTATTCCGTTAGGAAAATTGATGGATTGTGCCGCGAAGATCAACACCGGTGCCAAGTACGATAGCGAGGCGTTCAAGAAATCGGTTGGTCTGAATGGGGTCGGGATCAAGGCCGTGAATGCTCTGTCCGAGTTCTTTGAAATCCAGGCGTGGCGCGACGGCGAGACCAAGGCGATTGAGTTCAGCAAGGGCGAGGTGGTCGAGGAGATGAAAAAGCCCCGCAAGGACCCGGGAGCCAATGGCACACGCCTCGCCTTCGATGTCGACCGCACTATTTTCCCGACAAAAACCTCTTATAAAGACAGGTATGTTGCAAAAATGTGCCGCTACTACTCCTACCTGAACCCAGGTTTGGCGATTGTTTTTAACGGTAAGAAATTCAAATCCAAGGACGGGTTGTTAGATCTGTTGAAGGAGGAGATGGAGGGGGAGGCCTTGTATGGGCCGATCCATCTTCGTGGGAATGATATCGAGATCGCCTTTACGCATTGTGCCGAGGGCAGCGAGGAATACTACGCCTTTGTCAACGGCCAGCACACAACCCAGGGAGGCACCCATTTGGCTGCTTTCCGGGGTGCGATTGTTGATGTCATCCGTGGCTTTTACAAGAAACAGTATAACCCTTCTGATATTCGCAACGGGTTGGAGGCTGCGGTTCTTGTTAGGATCGAGGAGCCTGTCTTCGAGAGCCAGACCAAGACCAAGCTGGGCAGCATGACCGTTTCCCCGCACGGCGAGACGATCAAAACGTTTATCACCAATTTCCTCAAGGAGCACCTCGATAACTACCTGCACAAACACCCGCAGGAAGCCGAAGCCTTACAAAAACGTATCCTGTCCTCCGAGCGCGAGCGCAAGGAACTCTCGGGGGTGAAGAAAATCGCCCGCGAACGGGCCCGCAAGGCGAAGGTGCATAACAAAAAACTGCGCGACTGCCGCGCCCATCTCGCCAGCAACCACAAGCGGGCCAAGGAGTCGACGGTGTTCATCACCGAGGGCGATTCGGCGAGTGGCTCCATCACCAAGAGCCGCGATGTCGAAACCCAGGCCGTGTTTTCGTTGCGCGGCAAACCACTGAACTCCTTTGGACTGAAACGTAATGTCGTCTACGAAAACGAGGAATTCAATTTGCTTCAGCACGCGCTCGATATTGAAGAGAGCCTGGAGACACTCCGCTACAACAAGGTGGTCATCGCCACCGATGCGGATGTCGATGGAATGCATATCCGGCTGCTGCTGCTGACCTTCTTCCTGCAATTCTTCCCCGAGCTTGTCAGGGAAGGTCACCTCTACATTCTCCAGACACCCCTGTTTCGTGTTAGGAATAAAAAAGAAACCATTTATTGCTACGACGAGGATGAACGTGTGAAAGCCATGAGCAAACTGGGCAAGGCCGCCGAGATCACCCGCTTCAAGGGGCTTGGCGAGATTTCACCTGATGAGTTCACCTTTATGATCGGCCCCGATATGCGACTTGACCCCGTCCGTATGGAGGAAGGCAAGGGCATCAAGGAGATGCTCGCCTTCTACATGGGTAAAAACACCCCGGACCGGCAGGAGTTCATCATCAAGAACCTCCGCTACGACATCGATGCCGCGTAG
- the gltB gene encoding glutamate synthase large subunit has translation MSEKNITMKQPLGLPPAQGLYDPQNEHDSCGVGFLCHLKGKKSHDIIEGALDMNVCMEHRGGCGCDEATGDGAGLFIQLPHKFFKSVTPALGIDLPEQGQYAVGFVHLSPVPEEAEAAMASYERAVIKEGQTVLGWRDVPVTSDILGKAARECEPQMKQIFVGRNPEITDDQEFERKLYVIRRRASQSIRYTATSGAEYFYTVSLSARTIVYKGMLTTWQLRDYFPDLQCKEMESAMALVHSRFSTNTFPSWPRAQPFRYMSHNGEINTMRGNSNWMKARQKLLSSGVLGQDLDKLLPIIRDDGSDSAMFDNCLEFLVLSGRSLPQAIMMMIPEPWENHQHMSDTKKAFYEYNATLMEPWDGPASIAFCDGISIGAVLDRNGLRPSRYYVTNDDMVIMASEVGVLKVDPATVVKKGRLEPGRMFLVDTEKGRIVGDAEVKEEIAQEKPYGKWLEKNRVFFADLAKGETKPTITGHDLIQRNRAFGYTFEDKRLILAPSAETGNQPLGAMGNDTPIAVLSDKPQLLYNYFRQLFAQVTNPAIDPIREELITSSVTFVGSENDILHPGPENCRMIRLESPIIDNEELARLRDVDLDGFQAETLPILYRPETIDSGLAAAQLPGHADEPNVSDPNGDIDQVSGDALKTALDNLFKAADTAIRHGDNILILSDRGMNDIKSPIPALLAVAGLHHHLIRQGTRTKVSIVLESGEPREVHHFAVLLGYGVDVVNPYLAIDTLAQMTEDGELEMDHKTAVKQYLKASIKGVIKTMSKMGISTVASYRGAQIFECIGLNSEVIEQYFTRTTSRVKGIGLDVISREVKMRHDDAYKTRETENEALDPGGVYQWRSDGERHLFGPQAIHLLQQSTKLGDMEVFRQYSKLIDDQSKGLCTLRGLMDFKFDPANEIPIEEVEPVSSIVKRFKTGAMSYGSISKEAHEALAVAMNRLGGKSNTGEGGEDPYRFRWTNEKGDSKKSAIKQVASGRFGVTSNYLVNAREIQIKISQGAKPGEGGELPGHKVLPEIAKCRGTTPGVGLISPPPHHDIYSIEDMAELIHDLKNANTDARINVKLVSEVGVGTIAAGVVKAKADVILIAGHDGGTGASPRSSIQHAGSPWELGLAETNQTLLLNNLRSRVILETDGQLKTGRDVVIGALLGAEEFGFATAPLVTLGCIMMRVCHKNTCPVGIATQNVDLRKKFDGAVENVVNYMNFVAVEIRELMAKLGFRTINEMVGRCDLLEMRDAVDHWKAKGLDYSKILYRPKVGPEVGTYATQQQDHLLDQALDNTTLLALCQPAIENYEKVYAELPIENVNRVVGTITGAEISRHHGAAGLPADTIHLKFNGSAGQSLGAFCPKGMTFELEGDANDYIGKGVCGAKIIVYPPKCSPPELVADQNIIVGNVAFYGATAGEAYIAGVAGERFCVRNSGVHTVIEGVGDHACEYMTGGSVTCLGGTGRNFGAGMSGGVGYVYNEHGDFESKLNGAMVNLYPLIECENSEIEEVKARIQKHVDYTGSVKGSKILENWEEESAKFLKVLPADYERVLNAVKKAEQSGLEGDAAILAAFEENAKVGN, from the coding sequence ATGTCGGAGAAGAATATTACCATGAAACAGCCACTCGGATTACCCCCAGCACAGGGACTCTATGACCCCCAGAACGAACACGACTCCTGCGGAGTTGGTTTCCTTTGCCACCTCAAGGGTAAGAAATCCCATGACATCATCGAGGGCGCCCTCGACATGAACGTCTGTATGGAGCACCGCGGTGGTTGTGGTTGTGATGAAGCCACTGGCGATGGCGCCGGCCTCTTTATCCAGTTGCCCCACAAGTTCTTCAAATCGGTGACTCCGGCGCTTGGCATCGACCTCCCGGAGCAAGGCCAGTATGCGGTTGGCTTCGTCCACCTCTCCCCGGTCCCGGAGGAGGCAGAGGCAGCCATGGCATCTTACGAACGGGCCGTCATCAAAGAAGGCCAGACGGTTCTTGGCTGGCGCGATGTCCCGGTGACCAGTGATATCCTCGGCAAGGCAGCCCGCGAGTGCGAGCCCCAGATGAAACAAATCTTTGTCGGCAGGAATCCTGAGATCACCGACGACCAGGAATTCGAGCGCAAGCTCTATGTCATCCGCCGCCGGGCCTCCCAGTCGATCCGCTACACCGCCACCAGTGGCGCCGAATATTTTTACACGGTTTCCCTTTCCGCCCGCACGATCGTCTACAAGGGAATGCTCACCACCTGGCAGCTCAGGGATTATTTCCCGGACCTTCAGTGCAAGGAAATGGAATCAGCCATGGCCTTGGTCCACTCACGCTTCAGCACCAACACCTTCCCGAGCTGGCCACGTGCCCAGCCATTCCGCTACATGTCCCACAATGGTGAAATCAATACCATGCGTGGCAACTCCAACTGGATGAAGGCACGCCAGAAGCTGCTCTCCAGCGGGGTTCTCGGCCAGGACCTCGATAAACTCCTACCCATCATTCGCGACGACGGGTCGGACTCCGCCATGTTTGACAACTGCCTCGAGTTCCTCGTGCTCTCAGGACGTTCCCTGCCCCAGGCCATCATGATGATGATCCCGGAGCCATGGGAAAACCACCAGCACATGAGCGATACCAAAAAGGCATTCTACGAGTATAATGCCACGCTCATGGAGCCATGGGACGGCCCCGCCTCGATTGCATTCTGCGATGGCATCTCGATCGGTGCCGTCCTCGACCGCAATGGTCTGCGCCCATCCCGTTACTACGTCACTAACGACGATATGGTCATCATGGCCTCCGAGGTCGGTGTCCTGAAGGTCGACCCCGCTACCGTGGTCAAAAAAGGCCGCCTCGAGCCAGGCCGCATGTTCCTCGTTGATACCGAAAAAGGCCGCATCGTCGGCGACGCGGAGGTGAAGGAAGAAATCGCCCAGGAAAAACCCTACGGCAAGTGGCTTGAAAAAAACCGCGTCTTCTTTGCCGATCTCGCCAAAGGGGAAACCAAGCCAACCATCACCGGCCACGACCTTATCCAGCGCAATCGCGCATTTGGTTACACCTTCGAGGACAAGCGACTCATCCTTGCCCCCTCAGCGGAAACCGGCAACCAGCCGCTCGGTGCCATGGGCAACGATACCCCCATCGCCGTACTCTCTGACAAACCACAGCTGCTCTACAACTACTTCCGTCAACTCTTCGCCCAGGTGACCAACCCGGCCATCGACCCGATTCGCGAAGAGCTGATCACCTCCAGTGTGACCTTTGTCGGCTCCGAAAACGACATCCTCCATCCTGGACCGGAAAACTGCCGGATGATCCGACTGGAAAGCCCCATCATTGACAATGAGGAGCTGGCCCGCCTGCGGGACGTTGACCTGGACGGTTTCCAGGCAGAAACCCTGCCCATTCTCTACCGCCCGGAAACCATCGACTCCGGTCTGGCCGCCGCCCAGCTCCCCGGTCATGCTGACGAGCCCAACGTATCAGATCCGAACGGCGATATCGACCAGGTCTCGGGAGACGCGTTGAAGACAGCTCTCGATAACCTTTTCAAAGCCGCCGATACAGCGATCCGGCATGGCGACAACATCCTCATCCTTTCCGATCGGGGGATGAACGATATCAAGTCCCCCATTCCTGCTCTGCTGGCCGTGGCGGGTCTCCATCACCACCTGATCCGACAAGGCACGCGCACCAAGGTATCCATCGTGCTCGAGTCCGGCGAGCCACGGGAGGTCCACCATTTCGCTGTCCTGTTAGGATACGGCGTGGATGTGGTCAACCCGTATCTGGCCATCGATACCCTCGCCCAGATGACCGAGGACGGAGAGCTCGAAATGGATCATAAAACCGCCGTCAAGCAGTATCTCAAGGCATCCATTAAAGGCGTGATCAAAACCATGTCGAAAATGGGGATCTCCACAGTCGCCAGTTACCGTGGTGCCCAGATTTTTGAATGTATCGGTCTCAACAGCGAGGTCATCGAACAGTATTTCACCCGCACCACCTCACGCGTCAAAGGCATTGGCCTGGATGTCATTTCCCGTGAAGTGAAAATGCGTCACGACGATGCCTACAAGACCCGTGAAACCGAAAACGAAGCCCTTGATCCAGGTGGCGTCTATCAATGGCGCTCCGATGGCGAACGTCACTTGTTTGGCCCGCAGGCAATCCACCTCCTTCAACAGTCGACCAAGCTGGGCGACATGGAGGTCTTCCGCCAATACTCAAAACTCATCGATGATCAATCGAAGGGCCTGTGCACGCTGCGTGGACTGATGGATTTCAAGTTCGATCCCGCCAACGAAATCCCGATCGAGGAAGTCGAACCCGTCAGCTCGATCGTCAAACGCTTCAAGACCGGCGCCATGTCCTACGGTTCTATTTCCAAAGAGGCTCACGAGGCTCTGGCAGTCGCAATGAACCGCCTCGGCGGCAAATCAAACACCGGTGAAGGTGGTGAGGATCCCTATCGCTTCCGTTGGACCAATGAAAAAGGCGACTCGAAAAAAAGTGCCATCAAGCAGGTGGCCAGCGGTCGCTTCGGAGTTACTTCCAACTACCTCGTCAACGCCCGCGAGATCCAGATCAAGATCTCCCAGGGTGCCAAGCCCGGCGAAGGAGGAGAGCTGCCAGGCCACAAGGTGCTTCCCGAGATAGCCAAGTGCCGCGGCACCACGCCAGGGGTCGGTCTCATCTCCCCTCCTCCTCACCATGATATTTATTCGATTGAGGACATGGCCGAGCTGATCCACGACCTGAAAAACGCCAACACGGATGCCCGCATCAATGTCAAGCTGGTTTCAGAGGTCGGTGTCGGAACCATCGCCGCTGGCGTGGTGAAGGCAAAAGCCGACGTCATCCTGATTGCCGGTCACGATGGTGGCACGGGGGCCAGCCCACGCTCATCGATCCAGCACGCTGGCTCCCCATGGGAACTTGGCCTTGCCGAAACAAACCAGACCCTCCTGCTCAACAACCTCCGTAGCCGCGTGATCCTGGAAACAGACGGTCAGCTCAAGACCGGCCGGGATGTCGTTATCGGCGCGTTGCTCGGTGCCGAGGAGTTTGGCTTCGCCACCGCTCCCCTGGTCACACTCGGCTGTATCATGATGCGTGTCTGCCACAAGAACACCTGCCCGGTGGGTATCGCCACCCAGAACGTCGATCTCCGCAAGAAGTTCGATGGCGCGGTGGAGAATGTGGTCAACTACATGAACTTCGTCGCCGTGGAAATCCGCGAGCTGATGGCAAAACTCGGTTTCCGCACGATCAACGAGATGGTCGGCCGCTGCGACCTGCTCGAGATGCGTGACGCTGTCGATCACTGGAAGGCCAAAGGCCTGGATTACTCAAAAATCCTCTACCGTCCAAAAGTCGGCCCTGAAGTGGGAACCTACGCCACCCAGCAACAGGACCACCTGCTCGACCAGGCACTCGACAACACAACTCTGCTCGCCCTCTGCCAGCCAGCGATCGAGAACTACGAGAAAGTCTACGCCGAGCTCCCCATCGAAAACGTCAACCGCGTGGTCGGGACCATCACGGGAGCCGAGATCAGCCGTCACCACGGTGCCGCCGGTCTCCCTGCCGACACCATCCACCTCAAGTTCAATGGCTCCGCTGGACAAAGCCTCGGTGCTTTCTGTCCCAAAGGTATGACCTTCGAACTCGAGGGCGATGCCAACGACTACATCGGCAAAGGGGTTTGCGGTGCCAAGATCATCGTTTACCCACCCAAGTGCTCACCGCCTGAGCTGGTTGCGGATCAAAACATCATCGTCGGCAACGTCGCCTTTTACGGTGCCACGGCCGGCGAAGCCTATATCGCGGGTGTCGCCGGGGAACGTTTCTGCGTCCGGAACTCGGGTGTCCACACCGTCATCGAGGGCGTCGGCGACCACGCCTGTGAATACATGACCGGCGGCTCCGTCACCTGCCTCGGTGGCACCGGCCGGAACTTCGGTGCCGGTATGAGTGGTGGTGTTGGCTATGTCTACAACGAACACGGCGACTTCGAGTCCAAACTCAACGGCGCCATGGTCAACCTCTACCCACTCATCGAATGCGAAAACAGTGAGATCGAGGAAGTCAAAGCACGTATCCAGAAACACGTCGATTACACCGGCAGTGTCAAGGGCAGCAAGATCCTGGAAAACTGGGAGGAGGAATCCGCCAAGTTCCTCAAGGTCCTGCCAGCCGACTACGAGCGCGTGCTCAATGCCGTTAAGAAAGCCGAGCAAAGCGGCTTGGAAGGAGACGCCGCCATCCTCGCCGCCTTCGAGGAAAATGCCAAGGTGGGGAACTAA
- a CDS encoding MATE family efflux transporter: MANPRNMSSDYQNKGESPDSPLAAAEPMELGGMLAGMSLSRQVMALALWPFLQNLMGVGVGFADMMIAGRMEKGESAEAIMDMMGASMYLMWLLMILQGAMATGAMALVSRSTGARDMKSANLALGQSLLLGIASGAVSGVMIWVSVPYMAGFFNLSDMATGYVMDYMRVAALLAPFSGILFVASSCLRGYGDTMKPFFAMLVVNVVNVCLSIWFVYQLDWGVAGLAAGTVIGWAAGAGFILWFLRPKGQTRTQATSEGSQLVLHLQNLRYDIPMLRRIWRVSWPSMIEIIGMWSVHAIGVYFIGSLKAGTLGAHAMVVRLESVSFMPGFAIGMAASTLTGQYLGAGDRAMAKKAVRFCWIVAVLSMGSAGLLISFFNTEFLSMFGMSGTAQSDMAAPVIRFVGLFQALTATMMVMKMSMRGAGATRLVTVYSFASMWLIRVGGLWCAIHWLDIGLLGIWQVMLVDVLVQATIFVWLHLKGDWLNTEV; this comes from the coding sequence ATGGCCAACCCGAGAAACATGAGCAGCGATTATCAAAACAAAGGAGAGAGTCCTGATTCACCGCTTGCAGCAGCCGAACCGATGGAGCTCGGTGGTATGCTGGCAGGGATGTCGTTGTCCCGGCAGGTGATGGCGTTGGCATTGTGGCCGTTTTTACAGAACCTGATGGGCGTAGGGGTGGGTTTTGCGGATATGATGATCGCGGGCAGGATGGAAAAAGGAGAGTCGGCGGAGGCGATCATGGATATGATGGGGGCTTCGATGTATCTGATGTGGCTGCTGATGATTCTCCAGGGAGCCATGGCGACAGGTGCGATGGCACTGGTCTCGCGGTCCACGGGAGCGCGGGATATGAAGTCGGCGAACCTGGCCTTGGGGCAGTCGCTGCTCCTGGGGATCGCCTCGGGGGCTGTCAGCGGCGTGATGATCTGGGTGTCCGTGCCCTACATGGCCGGTTTTTTCAACCTCAGTGACATGGCGACGGGCTATGTGATGGATTACATGCGGGTGGCCGCCTTGTTAGCTCCTTTCAGCGGGATTCTCTTTGTGGCGAGTAGTTGCCTGCGTGGCTACGGCGATACCATGAAACCGTTTTTCGCGATGCTGGTCGTCAACGTCGTCAACGTCTGCCTGAGTATCTGGTTTGTCTATCAGCTGGACTGGGGCGTGGCGGGACTTGCCGCCGGGACGGTGATTGGCTGGGCGGCGGGAGCCGGCTTCATCCTCTGGTTCTTGCGCCCCAAGGGGCAAACCAGAACGCAGGCGACAAGCGAAGGGTCGCAACTTGTCCTCCACCTGCAGAATCTCCGCTACGACATCCCCATGCTGCGCCGAATCTGGCGGGTAAGCTGGCCGTCGATGATCGAAATCATCGGTATGTGGTCGGTCCACGCGATTGGTGTCTATTTTATCGGGTCGCTGAAAGCGGGCACGCTCGGAGCTCACGCGATGGTGGTCCGGCTGGAGTCGGTCAGCTTTATGCCGGGCTTTGCCATTGGGATGGCGGCGAGTACTTTGACGGGGCAGTACTTGGGAGCGGGGGATAGGGCCATGGCGAAAAAGGCGGTGCGCTTCTGCTGGATCGTTGCTGTGTTGTCGATGGGCAGTGCGGGTCTCTTGATTTCATTTTTCAACACCGAGTTTCTATCGATGTTCGGCATGTCCGGCACGGCCCAGTCCGATATGGCTGCTCCGGTGATCCGGTTTGTCGGCCTGTTCCAGGCACTGACGGCCACGATGATGGTGATGAAGATGTCAATGCGCGGGGCGGGTGCAACCCGGTTGGTCACCGTTTATTCCTTTGCCTCGATGTGGCTGATCCGTGTGGGCGGGCTTTGGTGTGCCATCCATTGGCTCGACATCGGCTTACTGGGTATCTGGCAAGTCATGCTGGTGGATGTGCTGGTTCAGGCGACGATCTTTGTCTGGCTGCACCTCAAGGGGGATTGGCTGAACACGGAGGTGTAG